The following DNA comes from Triticum aestivum cultivar Chinese Spring chromosome 3D, IWGSC CS RefSeq v2.1, whole genome shotgun sequence.
tgacggagggagtgccagatgttggcagcggtggcgccgtcgtgatcgagcatgttgaagatctcggtggtgatgcgggtatagaaccactggacgatcgcgagatcgtctttcaaccattgcggatcgtcggggcggggaagacagttggcggcgacatgcgagcgcaggttgcagtggccgaggtggagatcgaagagatgtctccaatggtagtagttgtgggcggcgagatcaagaactatgggatgtaggggctgacgtcggagattgtgtcagcaagagatattggtgcggcgaggatgggtgcagggtagttttgtggagctatggtgagggccgagagagaagcggccgcggcgttggcggccttggcgatgagtgcggcccggcgctcgaagtagccgggcggcggcggcggcggtggcgttggcggagccataccctaaaccctgggaccggtatctgataccatgaaagctgaataaaactgttgcttattgatgatttggtgcggcatacaaaagtatataaaaggatacaaaccgacttggggtaagggtacaaaactgacttggattagaagtcgtataccataatgactactctaacagctGCAATCTATATATTCCACTGGTTAACTATGACAATATTTTGCCTCATTTAAATTTTACAAAATCCCTGATAGTGATCACGGTTAGGACAGACCCGATGCATTGCAGGTGTATCTTATTTGAATGTGCACAACTTGTACTCTTCGAGGTGTTTTGATGACATTTACATGCATTATGATTAAGTAATTACTATACCTCGTCTAACGTCATTCTTCCTTGTAGCAACTTTATAAGCTCGCCTGTTGATGGCCTTCCCTTCCGCTCAGGATTCACACATGCTAGACCTATCTCAATGCATCTTCTTATTTTTGGTATATAGCCTGGTGATTTGTTCAATGGATTTCTGGACCTCCATTTATCAAGTGTCTGAGAAATCGAAAAATGAATATAGAGTGGTACCAGTATGCAAAATTAAAATGTAACATGCTCTTTGTCGAAACAGGACATCGATTTCTTACAAGCTCCACAAATCTCTCGGATGATGTTCTTGTAACATCTGGGTAGTCCTTGTGTCCTGTTATTACCTCCAAAATTATTACACCCAAACTAAGTATGTCTGATTTAGCTGTGACCGTACCTCCATGTAGGTATTCTAGTGCCATGTAACCCCTACATCGCAAGGTTAAGTTTGTGAAGTTTGAAGGTACAAAATAACAACACTGTGCACGGGAAATATTTTGTAAACCAATAAAATAGAATGGATAATTACAGTGTTCCATCACGACTTGAAGTGCTTATAGTTTGCTGTTGATCGAGTAGTCTTGAAAGACCAAAGTCTGTAATCTTTGGCTTCATAGCATTATCCAGCAATATGTTGGCCGGCTTTAGGTCCATATGGAGCACGGGCTTATCTTTTCCCTCATGAAGGTACTTTAAACCATAGCAAATCTCGACAATTATGTTATAGCGGGTGTCCCACTCAAGTCCAGAAGATTCATCTACATTTTTTACAAAAAGAAATAACATTTTTTACACATGTTATGCAAAAATCTATTTTATACTGTTGATAATATATGAAAACACTGCAGATTCAAACTGCATTGTCCTTCGTCATGACCGATGTGTTTATCGCATATTCATAATTAACTTGAAAACTATAACAGCCATATTGTATACATGCAAATTAAGTTGTCCTAATCCCCACTGCCCAGCCAAAAGTATGGTGAACGAAGACTGCGAAATCATAATTAACTGCCTAATGATATCTTAAGGATCTCAAAATTATGGTATAGATACTATTAAACGAAAAAGTCGTAGGCAACTAAACATATAAACACAGACATACAGGCAACATATGCCCGTGTTGAATTGTTATATCTGAAATATAACCAGCAAGGCTTCCGTTAGCATAATATTGCAAGCAAAGCAACCTTTCTGACATCTCCGCAAAGACGAAATTCCCATTGTGCTCTACACATATATTCTGTGTTTCGTAGCAGTACCCTCGAAGTCGCACTATATTCGGGTGATTAAGGTACATTAGACGATACACCTCATTCTCAAACTGCTTCTGAAAGCTTGGCAATGACACTTGAAGTTTCTTCACGGCAACGAATTCTCCATTACTCATCCTTCCCTGTTTAAATTATCTTATTAATAGGTTCATAGGGTCATCTAGATATTGTTGTCTAGGTTTAAATATACCTTGTATACCACACCTGAACCACCACTACCGAGAGCATGCTCATCAGAGAAGTTGTTTGTGATCATTTTCAGATACTGAAATGGTAACTTTGGTGGTAGTGATGTTTGGtcgcataagagcatctccagccgcgcccccaacaggcctccccaggccactttttcggtgCCGGCGCAAAAAAAAACGCACCAGTCGCGGCCCCAGGATGCCAAAAATcgccggttcggcccttttttctgcccggcggtcacaggccgaacccggcgcactggggggcaattggggggctccggcgcaagggaaaaacgcggctggcccacaccgtcaggggaaaagtcaaggttttcttccccgactcgcctcccaccccccgcgccctcggccgccactacctatatcccggcgccgcccgccgcccttcaccgctagatagccattccccgccggaaaaatagcagagCTTCGCCGCAGCAGCCCCTccaacagcagctgggcgtttccggccgcggaggggcagtttagcggcgggtacacgcccaccgggcgcaaggtgttcggcgatttgcctgcctcggcgatggactcgaatgacgaggaagcgctcgccgcgctgctggaggaggaagccgaggccgacgtcgaggaagaagagcatctcatggtgctcgccgccctcgcccagctgctggcgagcaatgaaaagccgcggcgaggtgggtcagcgccggggcgggtgaaagcaaagaaccggcatcgtctcgaaggctaccgcatgctctactccgactatttcgccgatgctccacttcacggcgagaaaacattttggcgccgttatcggatgagccgaaagctcttcctcaggattgtgaattccatccgggagttcgacaactacttcaagtgcaagatggattgcaccggcgcccttggattcacctccatccagaagtgcacaacagcgatgaggatgcttgcatacggagctcccggtgattcactcgacaactatgggcgcatggccgagtccaccagcatagagtgtttctacaagttttgtcgggcagtggtggcagtgtttggaccgcaatacttgagaacacccaatgcagaagacactgctcggatcctagcacagaatacagcaagaggatttcctgggatgcttggaagcatcgactgcatgcattgaaaatggaagaattgcccatttgcttggcaggggatgtacaaaggcgccaaaggcggttgcagtgtggtacttgaggcggtggccacacaggacctctggatttggcactccttctttggtatgccaggaactcacaatgacatcaacgtgctgcagcgctctcctgtctttgccaagcttgttgaaggtcattctcctccggtgaacttcgagatcaatgggcggcactacaacaaggggtactatctagctgatggcatctatccaagatggtcgacatttgtgaagacgatctcaaaccctgtggcaggcagcaagaacgcctggtttgcgaagattcaggaggcttgcaggaaggatgtcgagcgggcatttggtgtgctctaatctcgatttgctgttgtccggtaccccgctcagacctggtccaaagatcaaatgtgggagattatgacttgctgtgtcatcttgcacaacatgatcatcgagagcgagcaagaagacccagtgtttgacactgaaccatactacaggcagggtcctctagccgaagttgatcaccagctaccggcaacctggactgcctatctcagtatgcgtcaggagattcgaga
Coding sequences within:
- the LOC123074321 gene encoding putative receptor-like protein kinase At4g00960 — protein: MDLKPANILLDNAMKPKITDFGLSRLLDQQQTISTSSRDGTLGYMALEYLHGGTVTAKSDILSLGVIILEVITGHKDYPDVTRTSSERFVELTLDKWRSRNPLNKSPGYIPKIRRCIEIGLACVNPERKGRPSTGELIKLLQGRMTLDEV